The window TTTTGTTTATGAAACCCTAGATATTTGGATGAAAAAAACACGCAGTGAATGTAGTGACTGTGTGGGGGGTGGAGAGGTGGGGGGTTATAAAGGAAGAGGTGATCTCCAGAATGTTCGGATGGGGGAATGTGGGCCGTTGGATGGGACAGATGGATGGATGGATGGAAGGGCGGTAGAGTTTGAATGGAAATAAGATGAAAAAAGTGTGTGTATGAGTATTAattactccttctgtcccatttaattgtatatgtttcttttgaaatgttcgacacgcatttcaatgctcttataaaatatagctccgtaacttatttttgagattttctttttctgaataaaaatataacatccaaactttaattcagaaaaagaaaattttaaaaataaattacacaactacactttacaggagcattaaagtccgtgccgcgtccccgtcccccaatgtatacaattcaggaggacggagggagtaattattattaattgaaaaaagAGGCAAGTATGGGACTCCCGCGGTTTGTTTCATTCTAGGTTGTTCCAGAGACTTCGGTCACGGGCTACAGCTGTCAGCCTGTTACAAGTTTGGTCACATgttcgataaattaataagtaCTCACTCAACATATTACATAAATCtgaattttattgaatttatgtctttatttgttatttaaacATAATAAATTGAATGCAGTTTTTATTAATCATAAATtctatcatataaaaattaatattttttatttttaatgaatatttGTGTATCATTATTCATTACCTAATAATACCAacactttttaaaatatactctCTATGTCCCATcgggttctttacgttactttttggcatgcATTTTgagattcttataaaatatacttacacaatatatatatatatttttaaacttttattcaaaaaattaaaaaaacgttaTAGAATTATACTTTACAATAGCATCTAAATACctgcaaacaaacaaaatacataaacaaTCTGGCGGGATGGAGAGAGTATTTACTTCAAATTTATGaatgatataaatttaagaactatataataaaattaaattaataaattttgtttaggTAATTTTATTAACTAAGTTCAAACTATTATGtatattctaaaaatttaatactccctccatttcaaaattcatgtccactttagaaaaaaaaattgtttcaaaatacttgtccacttcaactttcaatgtaaagttatattttcaaaatcaactctcctccacatatttcaaatttatatttccaagatcaactaTATACCACACAttaggttcaattaatgacttattaCACCTCTTTTTCTCAAaacccacttttcttaaactatgtgattttttgaaagtggacatctaatttgaaacggagggagtagtttacaTATATACGCAGAATTACATAAAGATTCACAGAGTGTGTTTAATagaaattttaaatcattttttcatTTAAGTAATTCTGATATattgatagaatatatatttttacatatattcaatatgattttattttcatatttaatactccctccgttttgaaaCATAGGTCGTTAGACTTTTTcgcacgtatttttaagtcaTTTGACCGCAagcttaaaatcattatttctgaaatttttatttcctgaataataatatcaatcatatatttttatttaaaaaaagaaaatttcgaaaataatcatttttagcACGTGgtcaaaatacttagaaatacGTGCAGAAAAGTCaagcgacttatatttcaaaatagagggagtaatattttacattgatttgaatatttatttaatatattttcaagttttatagTAGAGTATAAAGAATTTCAAGTTAAGAAGGATTTGAGTAAAAATAGCTTTTTTAAAGCAAAAATTGTAAGAAAAATTGGATTTATTGGGTTCTAGCCGATTTctgcactgtttgggccataacttcAGTTCCGCATGCATGTCGGATTTGACGTTTTTACAACCGATGAGAGGCCCCTGGAATTCTCTTTAATTCAAAAGTAGTCCAAAAAGCAAAGTTCAACAGGAAAATCCGGAAAACAGAGGTCCAAATACAGCTACGAATTATGAAGAACAGTGCTACTTGGTTTTGGAGTTCTATTTGTCTGTTAGTTAAAACATTAAAActacttttattattaaatagagGATTAGACTTTTATTATTGTACACTATTATGTTAGAATTAGGGGTGGAAAGGCTTATGGAGAAACTATAGCCTTTCTTGGTGTGACAACAATGAAAGTTAAAGGTTTTCTTTTGTAgttttcttctattttcttgttagttttattatgtttttttattgtttcaGTTGTTTAGTTATCATTGAGTAGTTATTCTAGGGCTTAAGGAGAAGTCATGTTTGCACTATTAACATGATTTCATACTGATTTGATTTGTTGTGgtaattctaattgatatgtttccgtattgatttgtgtaatcggctgatatcatgaattgattctctgcgaataggagtataatcaagagatatactactagaggcacacGTACAATTAGCAGAATCgaatttgagtgcgagagcatcattaGATTTCTGAAAGCGTTAATACATGAACAAGACCAACAAATCTCTCCTTAACCACTCCACAAGCATCATCACTAGACTCATCAACTAACAAAGCAAACACATTATCACTGATTTCAGCAAAAATAGATTTGAGTATGTCTTGTGCAAAACAATGACAAATATCTTTCTTGATGCTAGGAGATACCATTTAATTGTTCCAAGGAGCATTTTTTAGTATCACTTTACGAACACTTTCATTTTGAGTTTGTATGTACTTTATCATTTCCAGAAAATGTCCCTTATGTAGAGAGTTTTCTGACTCATCATGACCACAGAAAGGTAATGCACCATTCAGTAAATATCTAGAAACATCAATTGAAGCATTCAATCTAATTATATACTCATTCTTTACAATATCACTTTGCTTATGTATTGCAGCGGTGCATGCCCGATCCTGAACTTTCGGGGGCTCTAGGCCAAAAAATAAATTGGGGCCCTcttcaaaaaatttgaaaatattcaaaccATCAACTATTtgctaaaatatattacaaaaaaagttccaaataatttataagtaatgATATAATACACAATCcaacaattcattaaaaattgagTTCTATGAGCTTTCCAAGATGCAAAGTCATTGATGATAACATCAGAGTCAATATGTTTTAGAAGTTTCTTTTCGATTGATAAAATAGCAAGATCATTCAGCCGTTCTTGTGACATTGAAGACCTCAAGTAggtttttatcaattttaacttCGAAAAACTTCTTTCTGTTGATGCCACGGTCACTAGAACTGTTAAAAAGATTCTATAAGCGATTAAAGCATTTAGATAGCAATCTGCAGATATAACAAACTCAAGAATTTTAGTGGCTGACATTAGTTTATCTAGCAAAGTAGATTGTAATACTTTAAGTTAGGAGTACAAATTATGTAAATCAACATCCGATGAGTCATCATAAGAAAAAACAGAGTGAAAAGTAACACAACATTCACTCAATTCATTCTCAGCTAGCGACTTTAACTTgtcaaaatcaaacaaaaaccaaatagattttcaaaattttttagttGCTCAAATCTACTTTGCAAAGAAGTAATTGTCACATCAAcaaccacaaaaaaaaaaatcaagtctGAATAACTCTTCAGGCGATTGACATAGTTCATTCTCTTGAGTATATTCATCAAAATGCTTTTTTCGAATAACACGGCGTTTTGCAAGAAGAGCAGGCTCTACTTCCATTTCAATTGCACTTCCAGATAAATGTTTTTTAGGCAACATAGCATAAAACAAGTAAAGTAGATACTTAAATAGAATGACACGAAAATTAAGGATGAAATGATAACACCTTGATTAATATGGTATGTGCAAATAGGTAGCCAATTTAGTGGGCTACTATGGGCTATTTCTatcctccctccgtcccaatcaattctatacagtttcctttttgggacgtcccatcatttctatacattccaaatatagtaacttttaataatataaaacagtaTTACACCAActtctttcttccactatctctattctataataatataaacactattacacccactattttcctccactatctcaaatctatcattaaatataaatgggtcccaccactttactcacttttcatctcactttactcactttttacactttttcttggtctccgtgtccaaaacaaatgtatacaatctaccgggacggagggagtatcttaaATTAATGGGCCGGGCTGAAGTAGACTTATATATATGTGGGTTCCTAGTTTTTTTCGAATGGGTTCCCAGCTTATAAAAGTTTTATATCTCTGTTGACAGTGCAGCTTCAATGGGGTCCTCTCCACCTACTGAAGAAAGAGTACATCCGCCCCTGAtcatttcaaaaacaattcatgCCTTTGTTTTCaaacattattatattaattaattgaaatttatatttagaagagagaaaaaaaagtattatgaaaaagaagagaaataaatatttgattcataAAAACAAAAGAGGAAAATGTATTATGAAAAGTAATTGCGTTCAAAGGAGGTTAGGATGCAATTAGTTCTGAAGATCATCCCCGTTTGTCTTCAAGATCAATTTGCTATTTATGATTTAAGCAAGATAAAATTAGAGAGCTCTTGTGTGACACATGCATCAAAGTAACAGAGGCACTCAATTGgtatttatattgtttttgctTTCATTATTCTTTGTAATAAGAATGATGTTTGAAAATAAACGTAGATGATTATTTCTATTAAAAGAATAAGAAATTATACATATGCAAAtcgtttttttaaaattgcgTGTATAAATATTAAGacttatctttttatttttcagaaatatattacttatttataataatgtatacGTGAGTATGTTGTGtgaacttttttcttttccaaaaTACATCTTTACTTTTTGCATTTAAGTTGAGCCAAACATTCCCATTAAAATGTATGGATAAGATTACTAGATAAGAGCAACTCCAGAGGGTATCTCCGGTTAGGTAAAAATGTTGAGCTGTCAttgagaaaagaaaaatatagcTATTTCATATTCAAAAGCACAGCTCCAACCGTTTCAACCTTTTAGCTAAAATTTAGATATCCACTACAGCTATGCTACATCTGTTGAACTTGAAAATCAGCTGCTAAACTTGCCACGTCATCTCCCGCTTTGTTTTTCTTCTCCTCCCGCACCCGCTTCTTCTCGACCcgcttctgcttcttctttcaCGCTGATTCAGTTTTGGAACAAGTTTGAGGTTTGAGTTCATCATTAATTACTATtgatttctttatatatatatatatatatatatatatatatatatatgcaattgctcaaatagaaaccactaaaataaaaactaaaatggaaaccaagagaaactatacctaaatgacctCACCTACCCCCTTATATGTCATCActcaccccctatatgtcatcacccacctatgGCACACCCTCAACCCCACACAATCCACcccgggcccgctagggcctcgccaaggctcctcataggccctggacaggctccaGACAGTCTTAAAGAGCCAAACCTTGGCTCCgccatggtcccactaggccctGACCCGGCCCtactaggccccacttagaccccgtctaggcccatctctGGGTCCATCCCCAATCTCAAAACCCACATCTCtctacttaatcgcattggtttccatttagtttctattctagtagtttgtattggaggaggaccctatatatatgtatgtatatatgtatatgtatatgtatatgtatatgtatatgtatatgtatatgtatatgtatatgtatatgtatatgtatatgtatatgtatatgtatatgtatatgtatatgtatatgtatatgtatatgtataattaGGGTTTCAGTAGTTTTGGATTTTTTGGGAGGTTAATTAGTTCTTTGGTTTTTGTTGTGAAATTAGAAATGCATGAATCGTTTGTATCTTTGCTTAATAAGTGTTCATATACTGAAATCGAATGGTATTTACTCAGCCACCACAATCCCAATCACAACCTCCACCCATGTCTAGCTAAGCCTAAAAAAGAAGCTCCAATAAAACTGAAAAAAGGGCAAAAAATCAAAGACTTTTTTAATTGAAGAGGATATGTTGCTTATTTTAGCATGGCTCAATATTAGTATGGATCCGGTGTAAAGAAATAATCAGATTCACACATGTTATTGGAATTGGATTTGGAATTATTACGAGGGAAATAAAGAAGGATCGGAAAGTGATCGAAGTGTTAATTCGTTGTGTAATCGGTGGTGCACAATCAAtgaaaaattcacaaaatttattggaTTTTACAATCAAATATGTGGAAGTAATCAAAGTGGATTGACATATCAAGATAAGGTAGATTTTCTTTTCGTTCAAGGCTAATTGCTTTGTTTGTGTTAATGTAATTGCTTTGTTTGTGTTAATGActaattgttttgtttgttcTGCTCGTTAAAGTATTTGAATTACTTATTGCCCTTGCTTATAATTCATCATCCAGCTGGAACATTGAGCCTCCGTCTCTATAAATTTGATTCCAACTCAACATAAGTTAGATTTCAACTTATATATGGTCAAAGCGAAGATGATGACTTAATTGTTGAGTTTTAGTGCGTTGTTCAAATATTTCAGTCAAGGTAGACTCTTTACATACGTCAATCCCGTTTATCTTCGATGATCATGTTATGTAATATTATGTAGGCGGTCATGATAATATTTCATTGTGTCCACATCTCAAAATTGTGATGGTCCGCGAATCATTGCAAACCGAGATTCCAACATTCTAGATGCTCTTTCAACATCCTTTCTAACTGATTATTGTGCCAttggaaaatattctttttcttaCCTTGAAGTTTTGAAATAGTTTTGACAAAAGTTGGTCGAGAGGGATATATACCATCAGCAAGATAATATCCCGGGTTATATTCATGTCCGTTGATGGTATTCCTCACTTCAGGGCTGCGACCTTCTAccaattattcaaaaatatgagACCGATCTAACACGTTAATATCATTTAACGACCTCGGTAATCCAAAAAAAGCATGCCAAATCCACAAGTCCTTTAAAGCTATAGCTTCTAATATAATAGTTAGTTAATGAACATGACCCGTGTACATACCTTGCCAACCAGCTGGACAATTATCCACTTCCAATGCATACAATCAATACAACCCAACATTTCGGGAAAGCCTCGTTATTCATTCTCTGCTAGTAATCTAGACACATCTTCAGTATTTGGGCGTCTTATATATATTCGGTTCTGAAGACTTTAACAATTGATTTAACAAACCTTCTTAGAGTCTCTATTGCTGTACTCTCATCATTTCGAACATAATCATCAAATGCATCAATTGTTGTTTCATATGCAAAACATCCTAAGTGCAGCTGTCACTTTCTAAAGTGAAGACAAGCCATGAATTCCCACAACATTAGTTCGTTGAGTAAAATAATTGTCATGAGCTGTAACCGCTTCTTCAATTTGCATAAACAATGATCTACGCATCCAAAATCTTCAGCGAAATTGTGTATCAGTATATATAGGTGTATCGAAAAATAATCACGATACAGTTTAGCATGACCTTCTCTTCTATTGCAATTAATACACGATGATTCGTTGTGGAACCACCATGACACGAGATAGAATTTGCTCTTTCAAGCTGATTATGAAGGTATGCCGCACTCATTCTCATCATTGTTTActgctcttcttcttcttctgcattCATAATATCAAGAATGAATCGTGTAGTATTATTCATTACAATAGAGTATTTTAGATTTATGAAAGGATTTGAGTTTGTGTTATatgaattgttttcaattttcaattaggGTAAAATTAACACCAGTGTTTATACACTTGCCGATACCTAAaatttagatttataatatagtgtttttagttataaaaattatcttatGTTTACAACATTTAGATAAAATTTTggaatgaaattaattttaaaagacTATATTATTtgcattattaaataaaattatttaattatttacataacatatattcttgtataaaattttatttgaataaattcaaaaaataatttatttatgaactTTATTTACAATACATATCTACAATGTGAAAATTTAGcggttaaaatttgaaaatagtatgataatatattcttaaataataatattattttaattaattaggataaaatatatatttatatgaaatgtTTATGTgaataaatttataagaaagttatttatgaaatttattcacaataaataactattatttgaaaatataattattaaaattttaaaataacagaatattaaatttagctaaccaatatagccaataccactGGAGGACAAAATTTattggttcagcaaatttttacCTAATCATCTATATTCATACTTTTAGCTAACAATTATAGCTATATCTTCCTTAAGATGctctaaatataatttatccTAACTAGATTACCTcgcaatttattttttctatggGAAGCAAACAACTATTTAAAATTGTCTGAATATCATACAATTAAAATTATCTGAATATCatacaattaaaattaactGAATATCATACAAAGATGTGTGTGTTATATATAGAGTCCACCTCCACTATAAACCtcttttattctacaaactaaaaatcaagctgatatatcactaaatcctaaagcaaatataactaattttttttaacaatcccatctccatctccatcttcaccaatcccacctccatcttcaccaaccccacctccgtCGCCACCTCCGTCATcaccatctccacctccataaccaccacctccattatttatatcaccaccaaatccgacacatctccaccttcacctacGGTCTCACCTCGGTCATCCTCACTTTCGATAAGATTTGCCCGATTTTACTGCAGTTTTAAATCTGTATCTTTGCCAAAAACTGCCGAACAAAGCCAAAAACtccttccatgtccaccacctcATTCTCCACCTTCACATCCACTATCTCCACCACCTCCACCTAAATCGGCAACGaaaacagatctggagattctgagCAGTTTTTGGAATAGATTTGGAGATCTTGAGCAGTTTCTAGAAGTTTTCATTAATTTTTGTAatacagatcactaaatccttaAGAGAATATCGgtaaatacaaaaaaaagatATCACTAAATTagactggtttttagtttttattttaaggttggtttgtatttgatcactagccaactaattttatttcatattggagtgaatattttcaaaattttaggaTTAAACTGAAGAAAATTAACATGATGAGGTTCGTTCTACGAGACCGTAATTTAAATTActgtaaataaaattattaatatttagttgTTAACGGTTTTTTcatggtgtgcccatgagcacacaataagcacaaaattccataaatttattttgttttaattggcTAACAATCTTTAATAATGACACCAATCAAATGCATccaaataattcataaattttagtaCTTAATGTGTGTCCTTTGATACACTGGAAACACCAATTTTGAAAGAGTTTGTCTAGTTTGTGTCATGAGCATATtttaagcactaaattttataagtttgagagattttgattggtgtgattgTTGCATTTACAGGGGGTTCATCATTATTAAGAAACAACAACCAATTAAAATGAGTCAAACATGTGGAATTTAAGAGTTTACCAGAAAAACCGATTTTTAAAAGCAAAGAACTATAGCCAACAGTAACGGATATAAATCCCATATGAAAGTTTTGGTATTAAACGGGCGACATAGCGTATTGCCGATGAAAGTAACATGTAGAATTGTGAAATTATGGTCGTTTGctaatcttatttttaatttagaaataagAGCTTATTTGTAgagaaatatacataaaattatatttgttttctgaaataaacatttttttatgaGTCAAATAATGAAAGTAACGAATATAAacacctatttaatatttatatcagaaaagaatataaaatacaattttttaaaataagaataagagcttatttttcaaaatggaAGTTGCTAAAACAGGCGCAAAGTTCATGCCCATGAGTACCTTTTTATCCCTAGATTGTAAAGAAAAAAACGTGTCATTCAACAAAACCAGTAGCAAACAAAATAACCCAGCCAAATCTGCGAGACAAGCACCCGCTAGCTGGATGCGACTACACATCTCAAAACAGACACCCCCTCTATTTATACTCACACTCTCCCTTTGCTATTCTCAAATACCCAAACCACAATTAACAAATGGCCTCCTTCTCTCCGCTCCTTTTCTTCAGCTTCTTCATAGCTCTCTCTTCTGCTACTCCTTCCTCTATTCTCACCGTCGTCAACAACTGCCCGTTCCCTCTCTGGCCCGCCATCCAGCCCAACTCCGGCCACCTCCTCCTCGAAGGCGGAGGCTTCTTTCTCCCCTCCCTCTCCCACCGATCCTTCCCCGCCCCCACGGCCCACTGGTCCGGTCGCTTGTGGGCGCGTACTCACTGCTACACCCACGACAACCACTTTTCCTGTGCCACCGGAGACTGTGGCACAGGAAAAGTGGAATGCAATGGCCGTGGTGGAGCTCCTCCCGCCACTCTGGCCCAGTTCTCGCTCCACCACGGCCATAACGACCTCTCCTCTTACGCGGTCAGTCTCGTCGATGGGTACAACGTACCCATGACAGTTACACCCCACGAGGGGCACGGAGTCTGCCCCGTGGTGGGGTGTAAGCCCGATCTCCTCCCCAAGTGCCCCGCGCCACTACAACTCAGAGCCTCCGCGGGGCACGTGATCGGGTGCAAGAGCGCCTGCGAGGCGTTCAATAAAGATGAGTTCTGCTGCAGGAACCATTATAACAGCCCGCATACATGCAAGCCCACAAGCTACTCGGAGTATTTCAAGAAGGAATGCCCCTCCACGTTCACTTATGCCCATGATAGTCCTTCGCTTATGCATGACTGCTCTTCTCCACGTGAGCTCAAAGTCATCTTCTGTCACTAAAATGTTGATCCCTGCTATCTAATCAGGATTAGTTTAGTCTAATTAAGTTAGTTTCAAGCGGATGTTTGTGTCTTGATGTTTTAATTAATGGTGTATGAACTCATGAGTgttgttatgttttttttttttttttttctgtcttATGGATTGGGACCTGATAAGATATTATAAGATCTTTTTATGTATTTGCTGTCACGTGTTATGTTTGAAcactttttattttcaaatggCCGAGTAATAAGTGTTGAAATTTGTACTATGAGCAAATAGATTAATCAATCCAAGTCAGATTAATGTTCACTTAAATACTTAATCCTATATTTAGATGTAGCAAAATAGATAACAACGTTCGATGATGTATATGTTGAGTGCTCATCTAGCTATTTGCCCATATTAGAGTTAAATTTCATATTAGAGTCACTCCAGTAGTCCAGTTAATAATAAATCATGGGTGCTGATTTATGCACACCCTAAATTGATTTATGCACACCTTTCTATCTATTTTGTACTAAAATACCCTTTTAAATTACTGAGATATTTGGTTGGGAAAAAAACACAAGGGTAATTTGATACAAAACAGGAGATAgggtgtgcataaataagtttaGGGTGTGCATATATCAGCACCCTAAATCATTTCGAAATTGTATGTAAAATGTGGAGATTCGCATTTTATGTGATTGTACAACTCTATCTAGATGTGAATGAGTGGTGAGAAGAGAAAGCACAGGTTTTGATGTGTTTGTTTTGGTGTAAAAAGCGTAAAAAGAGAGGCACTGGGTGGGGGAGTCACTGGCAAATGACTAGAGTAGCAGCGAATCTCTGTGCTGTTTCAGAATCCCTATGTTTCCTGTTTTTCTcactttttattttcaaattactACAGTGAATGGGAGTACTCATGTAGCTACACTACAATTATTGTGTTTAATAGTATGAGTACTAGTACTGGTATAAGACAAGAACAAGGCGTGGGAAAAGCAATAGAAATCAGACAGCCCATGCAACCTAAccttttcttaaactgttttTCTGTGATCTGGTCACCAGCACAAGAATTATGAGGATACCCTCTTCATTCTTCTGGGATATATACACGTTTTTTTTTGGACatgaagtttaaaaaaattgtatagagtaatgtaaagtaatgaggaaaaaaaaaaaaaaaagtaggtaaagtggcgAGGGTCATTAATACTTAAGtgatagatttggaaaagtaAATGAAAGTAAGGGGTGAGTAGGgttttcatatttataaaattttactattgtgggaaagttttgaaatgtataaaattgaatGGAACATCCTAAAaaaaaagtgtatagaaatcaaaAGAGAGAGTTGAAAATAaggataaaatttatttaaaaaatcgatATGTAAAAGCGACTAAATTTTAGTGTTTAACTTTAACATATGCTCATGACAAACATATACAAACCCTTCCCATATTCCCATTACGGGAAACCGCTGGGCGTGGACAAGTAATAAGCACCTCTTTCTTTCGTAAGAGGCTGTTTGGATGaggttaaaataagtgctttttgattaaaataaataagcggggtagaagttagaagcaaaataagacttataagtgactaaagtgtttggtaaataagtatgagtcctgaaacaaaagctagcattcctaactttttataagtgcttcttgacttattacacaaacggtacgaataaggcTCATAATCCAGAAGTTGGGCTTATAATTCATAAACAAACAGCCACCAAGGTTCTTAGAAAACATACTGTTCTGACAACCAAGATCAAATGCAACTTCCccaaaatatacaatttttcaaCCGAAATGCAAACCGCTTATTTCTTCTTATTTCAAAAActaaaatgaagaaaatgcaaATGAACTCTTCTAGATTAACAAAAAAGTTACCTTCCCAGTCCTGAAACCATTTTTTTGAAAGTTGCGCCTGATTACAAAGAAGGCAtgcctatttttttgttatcttttgaaaatttgagCGTTTAGCATCTTTTTCACTTTAGCAATTGACCTTATCGGGGTGGCTCATCTGCACGTGAAACTGCAACCCTGACAAACTTTTGCTACCCCATACACTATTACTACACTATAACACTAC of the Daucus carota subsp. sativus chromosome 4, DH1 v3.0, whole genome shotgun sequence genome contains:
- the LOC108216473 gene encoding osmotin-like protein — encoded protein: MASFSPLLFFSFFIALSSATPSSILTVVNNCPFPLWPAIQPNSGHLLLEGGGFFLPSLSHRSFPAPTAHWSGRLWARTHCYTHDNHFSCATGDCGTGKVECNGRGGAPPATLAQFSLHHGHNDLSSYAVSLVDGYNVPMTVTPHEGHGVCPVVGCKPDLLPKCPAPLQLRASAGHVIGCKSACEAFNKDEFCCRNHYNSPHTCKPTSYSEYFKKECPSTFTYAHDSPSLMHDCSSPRELKVIFCH